Proteins encoded within one genomic window of Clostridia bacterium:
- the cls gene encoding cardiolipin synthase translates to MKKGEFLICFGFLILLSVGYFYLSVVYVDFFKFSVSPVKSYLKTGSIVYFIFASLIFFTGMLLLLERRDPSKTLAWLLILIFLPLVGFILYLIFGRHPRKQRITHRKRVQDPQLYPLDYSSYHSLAPNNPAIQEKARLIALIYNNADFPPTARNKTKVLTDGQEIFPAFLAALEKAEKHIHLETYILRDDQIGTQIADLLCQKARCGVQVRLIYDGLGSRHLSKAYLQKLRSAGVQIAVFFPVKLPFLHRKINYRNHRKILIIDGKIGFVGGANIGDEYLGQNLEIGFWRDTHLYIEGDAVHFLQRIFLQDWHFITQEYLNLESHKLFPPTTTQTKHLVQITASGPDSQWEAIMQVYYYTIATAQKSVYITSPYFIPNESILTALKTAALSGVDVKLILPAKPDHKIVYWAAMSYLGQLLASGVKIYFYQKGFIHAKTLTVDSLVSSIGSANMDQRSFSLNFEVNAFIYEKEIAQQLEKDFQEDLRSSQQLTLQDFRQRSLGHHLLESIARLFSPLL, encoded by the coding sequence ATGAAAAAAGGGGAATTCCTAATCTGTTTTGGTTTTCTAATTTTACTTTCAGTTGGCTACTTTTACTTAAGTGTAGTGTATGTAGATTTTTTTAAATTTAGTGTTTCACCTGTAAAAAGCTACTTAAAAACCGGCAGTATAGTTTACTTTATTTTCGCCTCTCTAATTTTTTTCACTGGGATGCTGCTTCTTCTAGAAAGAAGGGACCCCTCTAAAACCTTAGCCTGGCTCTTAATTCTTATCTTTTTACCTTTAGTAGGTTTTATTCTTTATCTCATTTTTGGCCGTCATCCCCGCAAACAAAGAATTACCCACCGCAAAAGAGTACAAGACCCACAACTTTATCCCTTAGATTATTCTTCATATCATAGTTTAGCACCTAACAATCCCGCAATTCAAGAAAAAGCACGTTTAATTGCATTAATTTATAACAATGCCGATTTTCCTCCTACAGCCAGAAATAAAACAAAAGTATTGACTGATGGTCAAGAAATTTTCCCCGCATTTCTAGCAGCACTAGAAAAAGCAGAAAAACACATTCATTTAGAAACTTATATTCTTAGAGATGATCAAATAGGCACACAAATTGCCGATTTACTTTGCCAAAAAGCCCGCTGCGGTGTACAAGTACGTTTAATTTATGATGGTCTTGGTTCCCGTCATCTTAGTAAAGCTTATCTACAAAAACTGCGTTCAGCCGGAGTACAAATCGCCGTTTTCTTTCCAGTAAAACTACCGTTTTTACACCGCAAAATTAATTATCGCAACCACCGCAAAATCTTGATTATTGATGGTAAAATAGGTTTTGTAGGTGGTGCTAATATCGGTGATGAATATTTAGGTCAAAATTTGGAAATTGGTTTTTGGCGTGATACTCATCTATATATCGAAGGAGATGCCGTCCATTTTCTGCAGCGCATTTTCCTACAAGATTGGCATTTTATTACCCAGGAATATTTAAATCTTGAATCACATAAACTTTTCCCACCCACAACCACCCAAACCAAGCATTTAGTACAAATTACAGCTAGTGGACCAGATAGTCAGTGGGAAGCCATTATGCAAGTTTATTATTATACCATTGCCACTGCTCAAAAATCCGTCTATATTACTTCTCCTTATTTCATTCCCAATGAAAGTATTCTTACTGCTTTAAAAACCGCAGCACTTAGTGGTGTAGATGTAAAACTAATCTTACCTGCCAAACCTGATCATAAAATAGTATACTGGGCAGCTATGTCCTATTTAGGCCAACTATTAGCTAGTGGTGTAAAAATCTATTTTTATCAAAAAGGCTTTATTCATGCTAAAACCCTTACCGTTGATAGCCTAGTTAGCTCAATTGGTTCAGCCAACATGGATCAGCGCAGTTTCAGCCTTAATTTTGAAGTCAATGCTTTCATTTATGAAAAGGAAATAGCTCAGCAATTAGAGAAGGACTTTCAAGAGGATTTACGCAGCTCCCAACAACTTACCTTACAAGATTTCCGCCAGCGTTCCCTAGGTCATCATTTACTAGAATCCATAGCCCGCCTCTTTTCACCCTTACTTTAA